The following proteins are co-located in the Nitrospirota bacterium genome:
- a CDS encoding DUF262 domain-containing protein, which produces MKKKNAEWSIEDLQRRYKAIEFPEFQREPTVWDLDKKRKLIDSILRNFDIASIYLHKRDDGIYECIDGRQRINAILSFLGLNEGKEENEDDHNKYDNKFVFKSSDELLGGSILSAYDNKTWEDFLNKRQHKEKLLNYIFNVIEITDIDKDEEELNLMFLRLQLGAPLNAGEKLNAMVGDMKEFVFKKLGKHEYFDFLRIPKKRFSKELTAAQIALNFFSLNKDNSYGRARFVDLQDFFKKNLRFTAEDKKVATLLKESLDEVYRYLENSAIVLKNRAIGVTVFFFLNDLIQSGNERNIRSFLKFLSEFLKRLKSQVEKGIDIETRYRDLLKFQTYISQAAVEKYAIENRQKFLEDYFDFYLKYGGKIKGDR; this is translated from the coding sequence ATGAAAAAGAAAAATGCTGAATGGTCAATAGAAGACCTCCAACGAAGATATAAGGCGATAGAGTTCCCTGAATTTCAACGGGAGCCTACGGTGTGGGATCTCGATAAGAAACGAAAGCTCATTGACTCTATTCTTCGGAATTTTGACATTGCGAGCATTTATTTACATAAGCGTGATGATGGAATTTATGAATGTATAGATGGACGCCAACGAATTAATGCAATTCTTTCTTTCCTTGGACTCAATGAGGGTAAGGAGGAGAACGAGGACGACCATAACAAATACGATAATAAGTTTGTATTTAAGAGCTCAGATGAATTGTTGGGAGGAAGCATACTTAGCGCATACGACAACAAGACATGGGAGGACTTCTTGAATAAGCGGCAACACAAGGAGAAACTCCTGAACTATATTTTTAATGTGATAGAAATTACTGACATCGATAAAGATGAGGAAGAATTAAATTTGATGTTTTTAAGACTTCAGCTAGGTGCTCCTTTAAATGCTGGAGAGAAATTGAATGCAATGGTAGGGGATATGAAAGAATTTGTTTTCAAGAAATTAGGCAAACATGAATATTTTGATTTTCTTCGTATCCCGAAGAAAAGGTTTTCAAAAGAACTTACTGCAGCGCAAATTGCCTTAAATTTCTTTTCGCTTAACAAAGATAATTCATATGGAAGAGCTAGGTTTGTAGACTTGCAAGATTTTTTCAAGAAGAATCTGAGGTTTACCGCAGAAGACAAGAAAGTGGCCACTCTTCTAAAGGAAAGCCTCGATGAGGTATACCGCTATCTGGAAAACAGCGCGATTGTTCTGAAGAATAGGGCGATAGGTGTTACTGTTTTTTTCTTTTTAAACGATCTAATTCAGAGTGGCAATGAACGAAATATAAGATCATTTTTGAAATTTTTGAGCGAATTTTTGAAGAGATTAAAGAGCCAGGTTGAAAAAGGCATCGATATTGAAACAAGATATCGGGACTTGTTAAAGTTTCAGACGTACATTTCTCAGGCTGCGGTTGAAAAATATGCCATCGAGAATCGTCAAAAATTCTTAGAAGATTACTTTGACTTCTATTTAAAATATGGCGGTAAGATAAAAGGAGATAGATAG
- a CDS encoding magnesium transporter: MIIAGLSGSSIPIFMKAIGLDPAQCSSIILTTTTDVMGFFAFLGFAVLFQNYLM; encoded by the coding sequence TTGATTATCGCCGGTCTATCTGGTTCCTCAATTCCGATTTTCATGAAAGCAATAGGGCTCGATCCAGCTCAATGCTCCAGTATCATATTGACAACAACGACTGATGTAATGGGTTTTTTTGCTTTCTTGGGTTTTGCAGTACTATTCCAGAATTATCTCATGTGA
- a CDS encoding ATP-dependent Clp protease ATP-binding subunit produces the protein MFEKFTERGRKVIIYAKEEAEKRQNDYLGTEHLLLAVLKEEDGLPIAILKRMGITPEEVRLEVERNLPQGTNIMTFGDIPFTPRAKKVLELAVEEARLLGHNYIGSEHIFLGLIREEEGIGGKILRSFGANLLGARQLTINFSIRAHSNVKEKRSTTPALDEFGRDLTVLAKEGKLDPVISREDEIERLVQILGRRIKNNPVIIGEPGVGKTAIVEGLSQKIVSGNIPDSLLGKRIVSLDLGALIAGTKYRGQFEERLKIVMKEIVQSDNVILFIDELHTLIGAGAAEGSVDASSMLKPALSRGEIQCIGATTPDEYRKHIEKDGALERRFQPIYIQPPNVDNTIDILKGLKSRYESFHKVKISETAIEVAAKLSDRYISDRYLPDKAIDVIDETGSRIKLKKYTPPQELKELETDIQRFSKEKNLYIKLHDLEKASSIRLEEEKLKRLHEQLHKQWIDNLNKEIPVVSEEDIEYTVSKMTGIPLSKLEEKESEKLIRMEDNLHLRIIGQEEAIKAVSKAIRRSRAGLKSNKKPIGSFFFLGPTGVGKTELAKALAWFLFNDESSLVKIDMSEYMERFNVSRLTGAPPGYVGYEEGGQLTEKIRKKPYSVVLFDEIEKAHPDVFNILLQVLDEGTLTDSYGRKVDFKNTVIIMTSNLGARLIEKATPLGFQRNISGMIYEKIKENVLNELKKTFNPEFLNRVDETVVFHPLEKEHLLSIIDLLVEETNRVLIEQQELIIEVSDDVKEWIIKHFYQPTYGARPMRRAVQKVIEDPLSEELLRGRFKNIHKIQVILEGDSPAFIEAEEAVPIFSSTN, from the coding sequence ATGTTCGAGAAGTTTACAGAGCGTGGCAGAAAGGTAATCATCTATGCAAAGGAAGAAGCAGAGAAGCGGCAGAATGATTATCTTGGCACAGAGCATCTCCTGCTCGCGGTTCTCAAAGAAGAAGACGGCCTCCCGATAGCAATTCTGAAAAGGATGGGCATAACGCCCGAAGAAGTCCGGCTGGAAGTCGAAAGAAACCTGCCACAGGGCACCAATATCATGACGTTCGGGGATATTCCGTTTACTCCGAGGGCAAAGAAAGTGCTTGAACTTGCCGTTGAGGAAGCGCGGCTTCTCGGCCATAATTATATCGGAAGCGAGCACATCTTCCTCGGCCTGATACGTGAGGAGGAAGGCATAGGCGGCAAGATACTGCGGAGCTTCGGCGCAAACCTTCTTGGAGCACGGCAGCTCACCATTAATTTTTCGATACGGGCTCACTCGAACGTCAAGGAAAAACGGAGCACCACTCCTGCGCTCGATGAGTTCGGAAGAGACCTGACTGTCCTCGCAAAAGAGGGAAAGCTGGACCCGGTTATCAGCAGGGAAGATGAGATAGAGCGTCTCGTACAGATACTCGGCAGGAGAATCAAGAACAACCCGGTGATTATCGGCGAGCCGGGCGTCGGAAAAACCGCCATTGTCGAGGGTCTCTCCCAGAAGATTGTCTCGGGGAATATCCCTGACAGCCTACTCGGCAAACGCATCGTATCGCTTGATCTCGGTGCGCTGATCGCCGGCACCAAATACAGGGGTCAGTTCGAGGAAAGACTCAAGATCGTGATGAAAGAGATCGTGCAGTCCGACAATGTCATCCTGTTTATCGATGAACTGCACACCTTAATAGGAGCCGGAGCTGCAGAAGGCTCTGTTGATGCGTCCAGCATGCTCAAGCCTGCCCTCTCCCGCGGGGAGATCCAGTGCATCGGGGCAACAACTCCCGATGAATACAGGAAGCATATAGAGAAAGACGGGGCCCTCGAACGCAGGTTTCAGCCCATCTACATACAGCCGCCGAATGTCGATAACACGATAGACATTCTGAAAGGACTGAAGTCGAGATATGAATCCTTTCATAAGGTCAAGATAAGCGAAACCGCGATAGAGGTTGCCGCCAAGCTTTCGGACAGATACATCTCTGACAGATATCTCCCGGACAAGGCAATTGATGTGATCGATGAGACCGGCTCCAGAATCAAGCTCAAGAAGTACACACCGCCGCAGGAACTGAAAGAGCTTGAAACCGATATTCAGAGATTCTCAAAAGAGAAGAACCTCTACATCAAGCTCCATGATCTTGAAAAAGCATCATCAATCCGTTTGGAGGAAGAGAAGCTCAAACGGCTTCATGAACAGCTCCATAAACAGTGGATCGATAATCTCAATAAGGAGATTCCTGTGGTCAGCGAAGAGGATATCGAGTATACCGTTTCCAAGATGACCGGTATCCCGCTCTCAAAGCTTGAAGAAAAAGAGTCAGAAAAACTGATCAGGATGGAAGACAACCTTCACTTGAGGATAATCGGCCAGGAAGAAGCGATAAAGGCTGTCTCGAAGGCGATCAGAAGGTCGCGGGCCGGCCTGAAATCAAACAAAAAGCCGATCGGCTCGTTCTTTTTCCTCGGACCGACCGGGGTCGGCAAGACCGAACTCGCAAAGGCGCTTGCATGGTTCCTGTTTAACGATGAAAGCTCCCTCGTAAAGATCGATATGTCAGAATACATGGAGCGCTTTAATGTCTCCAGACTGACGGGAGCCCCTCCGGGCTATGTCGGATATGAGGAAGGCGGGCAGCTGACCGAAAAGATCAGGAAAAAGCCTTATTCGGTCGTGCTCTTTGACGAGATAGAAAAGGCACATCCCGATGTCTTCAATATTCTCCTTCAGGTGCTCGATGAAGGGACGCTTACCGACAGTTACGGACGCAAGGTCGATTTCAAAAATACCGTGATCATCATGACCTCCAACCTCGGGGCGCGTCTGATAGAGAAGGCAACTCCCCTCGGTTTCCAGCGGAACATATCGGGGATGATATATGAGAAGATCAAGGAAAACGTGCTGAATGAGCTGAAGAAGACGTTCAACCCGGAATTCCTGAACCGGGTTGATGAGACAGTGGTGTTCCATCCTCTTGAAAAAGAGCATCTGCTGTCAATTATCGACCTGCTTGTTGAAGAGACGAACAGGGTGCTCATCGAACAGCAGGAGCTTATTATTGAAGTGTCTGACGATGTGAAGGAATGGATCATAAAGCATTTCTATCAGCCTACATATGGTGCGCGGCCGATGAGAAGGGCTGTGCAGAAGGTAATCGAGGACCCGCTCTCCGAGGAACTGCTAAGGGGAAGATTCAAAAATATCCACAAGATACAGGTGATCCTCGAAGGTGACTCCCCGGCGTTTATCGAAGCCGAAGAGGCTGTCCCCATCTTTTCCAGCACGAATTAG